The sequence below is a genomic window from Humulus lupulus chromosome 3, drHumLupu1.1, whole genome shotgun sequence.
ccgaaatttttacataaacgaaacaattttaagagtgtagattaaattatatgtatactacaaatctgaatgggataggttctttacccttatagaagtggagtgaaaatgtggattagggcacacacacatagtcaataagttttaaatattgtttattcttgtatcgtagatgccgatcgataagagttggacgacattaaggaatcgtaactgtgatgcttattggaacggtctccaagccttcttgagaatggcaaaagaacACGTAGACTGCGACGGGAGAATTTTATGCCCGTGTGTGAGGTGCCTGAATGTTAAACTACAAACTATAGATACGGTGGAGGCTCATGTCTTTGACAAGGGTTTTCAACAGAGTTATCAAAAGTGGGTTTACCACGGTGAGGTGGAAGCTAGTGTCGCCAATGAGGTAGTTGAGGAGAATGAAGATGTAGACGAGATGGTTGACGTCGTTGATGATTTCCTCTTACCGACAAATGCAGAGGAAGCAGATGGTGTGTCTGGCAGTCGAATGGGAtagtattatgacgagttgttcgacgagattgaagctgagttgtatccgggttgtgattggatatcatccttaaactttttggtgaagttgatgcatttgaaagttagagggaagtgGTCAAATAACTCTTTCGATGAATTGTGAAGTTACTAAAATTTGCATttccgaaagataataaaattccccCAACACACTATGAGGTGAAAAAGAAGCTGAGTAAGTTAGGGTTGGGATATCAATCAATCCATGTGTGTAAATATGATTGTtccttattttataatgagcatgcaaGCAAAGATTCATGTCATGTGTGTGGGTGTAGCCGATGGGTCAGTGAAAAGAAGAAGGGGAAAAAGgttccacacaaggtgatgcgttactttccgttgactcCCAGATTAAAGCGAATGTACAGTTCAAGACATACAACTAATGACATGTTATGGCATCATACTGGGAGATCAATAGAATATGGGGTGATGCGTCATCCGGTTGACGGGTATGCATGGAAAGACTTTGATGCCACCCATCCTGATTTTGCAAAAgatcccagaaatgttcgtctgggcttggctgctgatgggtttaatccttttggcaacatgagcttatcatacagcatgtggcctgtgattttGACGAACTACAATCTCCCCCCTTGGCTATGCTTGAAGGAAGAGTATTTTATGCTAACTTtgcttattcctgggccaaaatcaccgggtaaagatatggatgtatttctaagacccttggtggatgagttaaaaCAATTGTGGATTAACGGGGTCGACACAAGAGATGGCACAAAGAATGAATTGTTCAAGATGCGTGCAGCCCTTCTGTGGACAATTAACGATTTCCCTGCTCGTAGTAGCTTGTCTGGTTGGAGCGGGCAAGGGTATAAAACATGTCCAACGTGCAATGAAGACACCACTTCCATtcgagtgattggtaagacatcgTATGTCGGTCATAGGCGATTCTTGAGGAGTAATCATAAGTATAGAAGGGACAAAGAATTTGATGGCAAAGTTGAGAAAAGAAATCCTCCACAACAGTTTACTTGTCAACAAGTTTTAgatcaagtcaatgctttaccGCTTCAAGTGTCTGGTAAACATGAcagatttggggggggggggggggggtgaagcGCAAGCGAGGTGCAGAGgaaagtaattggaggaaaaaaagtattttctatGAACTTGATTACTGGAGTTCAAATCAGTTAAAACACaacctagatgtgatgcatgttgagaagaatgtgtgcgacagtctccttgggactttgttagataatgataaatctaaggacaccactaacgcAAGACATGATTTAAAGAATATGGGGGTTAGGAAATCATTGTGGATTTACGAGGATGCCAATAAAAGGTTAATGAAACTGCATGCTCCATACGTGTTCGCTTTTGAACAGATGCgagatttttgtcaatttttgaaaggagtgaagttgcccgatggtttttgttctaatctaaagaaaaaagtcacagacaatgactcaaacattgttgggtggaagtcccatgattgtcatgtgataatgcaacgattacttgcagtaggtgttcgcaagtttttaccaaaatctatatccactaccatcactgaattgtgtaatttcttcaaacaattgtgctctaggacactgaacgtttctgatatggagaaagctaaggatgacttgattgttattttatgcaagatggagttgattttccctCCAGCATTCTTTGACATAATGATCCATCTGGTTTTGCACTTGCCTGATGAAGCAATATTGGGAGGACCTGTATTTATGAGggggatgtatccttttgaaagatacatgaaaaaattaaaaaactatgtcaagaataaagctcgtcctgaaggatCTATAGTAGAaggatatgttgcagatgaggctttgacattttgttcaatgtatttcaaaggtgtggAAACAAAATTTAACCAGCCTGATCGTAACGAAGATGCACCGTATGTGAATCGACACCTCACAGTGtttgaatctcaatgtcgtcctctTAGTAAGGGAATTCCTGTGCCCCTCGATGAAAATACTCGGAATAAAGCTGAGTGATTCATATTGGATAATTCTCCAGAAACTGAAGTGTATTTAGAGTAAGTacataattaatattcattttattctttgttcaatctactccttaattaacaatattgacattgttaattaattaacagggAACACCTAACTGAGGTGCAACAAAGAGATATGGCTGCCAATCATAAATTGATACATAAGAAAGAGTTTCgttcatggtttcataagaaggtaacttgtacttagcaaattgcatactacaaattacattctcattctaatatatttctttattattagatatatgacttgcaccagcttgggtcattagagcatgctgatgaattactagctttagcatctgggtcagatctatTGGCTTACTCTTaccaagcatgtatagtgaacgGAGTTCGATTTGTTTCATACAATCGAGATCAGAATCGaattacacaaaatagtggagtgtgtgttgctggaacagaaggttttaactattacgggcaacttgaagaaatactccaGCTGTCTTTTACTGGTTCTTATTCGATGGTATtatttcgatgtaaatggttcaatacagatctgaaaaaaaaaaaaaaaaaccatcactgtaaataatattactagtatCAATGTTAGCGGTGtatggtataaagatgaaccgtTCATACTAGCTAGTTGGAAACAAGTATTCTACATCGATGATCTCGTTAGAGGACGAGATTGGAAAGTTGTCCAAGAAGTGAATCATCGGCAAGTTTGGGACTTTCCAGATGCTTCAGATATGATtgctgatgttgatgttgtacatgacaccaaCTCATCGAATTTTGTTTTGACTATGGATCTCGGAGAGTTAGTAGTTCAGCAATCTGATGTACCAGCGACTCAAGTCAACACGGCCCATCGACCTTCTTTAGTTGTTCAAGAAGATGATGGATTTATTAATGACAATGAAGATGATATGGCAGACAGTgtagaagaagcagaagatgaggatgaattaattgtcgaccttagtgatgataatactgatgatgtgtgcccgatagatgttgatgtaattagtgaggatagtgactattctacttagttttgtatctagtgttcaatgtattatacatattgagaaataaaaagttcgtttccaaatagcatgtttcaaattacctaatcaattgaaataatactcaataaattaattataaataataattaaatattaaaatagataggttaaattactgtcgtgttagtagatgtcagcagatgtggctagagctcacggtggagacgctggcggtgatcctccaccggatcctactaggatcccgactACATGCGAGTCAGgtcatttttttgttattttatttactcacatatgtttatcatgtatatactaatattctatgtattattaataaaaaaaatacaggaATCCCAACTAAGAAAAAGGGTCGTGGCGCAGCTATTGGAAAAGATCTAGAGGAGAAGCGGCATAAAAATGGAAAACCACTGGAAGTAACGTTTTGCCCACGAACGTACAAGGTTGTTGGGGGCGAGCACGCTGCTTTTGTCCGCCTTGTGGGAACCCAAATTAAAACGAAAGTTCCCGAACATTACGGTTCATGGGAATTAGTGCCTAAACAATACAAGGATCAGGTCCTTGGCATAATTCAGGTAAAAatagtattaaatatatattttttaaaatttgtctttaatatagtacatatattattaatatgtttaattttcaatttaGTACTATTATCAAATAGCGGGCCGCGAGGATTTCTTAAAGTGTTTAGGTGGTATCGATCGAGAGATGAAAGACCGATATCGTAATAGGAAAACACTAAGACGCGAACACTTTGAGAAACACTACAATGGACCGGAGGATTGGGATAAGGTTCTAAACAACCCAACCAATGATGTTAACAAGGAGGAGTGGAAGCAGATCtgtcagttatttacaagtcCACAATTTATTGCGCGCTCCATAAAGAATAAGGAAAATCGGAAGAAACAAAAGTATTCTACAACGCAGGGTACAAAATCGCAGGCAGCCATCCtataacgtccctaaggtagggtacgtctgccacatactcgtaattctagggtttacgagtatgtaaggcacttgaccaaaagaattaaataaaatgatacgaagaaatacagaaaaatttaaaacttttatataaacttattagaagaaattattacacgtatgaatactttaattttaaggcagccatatgaaaactctaaaccattattgcattgctactgagtccgtgctccacaagttgctcaacagctaaagccacacctggaaaaatgttggaaaataacataatgagctaacgctcagtaagcaaatctcatgcatacacatacacatgaatgtcgtgagtttgtagtgcacatatactaatatgctgacttatatacttatgcatttcatttattgcactttcaaactttacttttatgctctttcttttagtttaacatttttatgggcccaatatcacttgtgcacactgtttgattcagccaatttCTGCAGGGCTtattacacatatcatatagaatcccatgggttctcctctggctagccatcatctcagctaggctcatcataacacttatttcatcgtcgccatagctgccatacttattacacatatggaggagaaagacgggaacatggcaagcgtgtctgaatggtcaactctgacctagcccatactagtgggcagccactattagtcttatagacctccgtcttctttgctgaacttacttaattgcttcatcaaaacagtggcaccctttttaaacatattattatcactttgcttaagtcttgtgtcattaaaatgttaaattttacataagacttttcaaggcatttcataacttttctcatattcctatgcatggtcttatatcacataataatgtatcacataactgtacatgccatgcatacatgctgatgctgaaatgccaatgttcatgttcatgattcgtgttgatggtattcaatcaaggcattgtatcacatctcatataactcaaaacatctttagtcataatacatgaagctttgggttggtggcgttgttataccttaacgtagagctatggctcaggtctaaggtttccagcctaaaaacttaaacgcttcatatatcataacatataacaaatcatgaacataaagtaatccacatatccatcaacataagaacacatacttgcacataattcatatcattcttaaccaagtaagacatctttcacatatcacagaattcatcaattacatatcacacaacacccttatggtgttcatataaccattattcacatacttatcatatgcatcatcatcgtaccatacttaactcatcagatgtacacaatcaatgtagtcatgcatcttacacttaagcacaaaaggtgagatttacttaccttaggtccttagcttattttaaaattgctcagcaagagtcaatcaatcaaatccatacaaatgctattcaaggcacatcatttattaaattctatcaaaatcgtaaatatacactattgatagtgtctattaacaataccataaactatatgaatgataataataattattatcaacgtaatacaaataactcttcatataaaaccgtgctttaaaccttgctcataagataatgtactcttatgataataataataataagaataataattatcgtctataaataaacttacttcaatattaataacaaaaatacttcaataacaatacatatatgaatgtatatattcaaatagtcattttataaaagaaattatatttttaacataaatttgtaataatcgatataatgataataatataaatataaatatttatattattattaattagtcataatatcaattccagtgatataataaatatactttatccaaaatttactggtcttacaaatatcaataactgtaagaaactaatactgatattattttgatattcaaatattaatatataagaataattgttaaataataggtttactataaatcacacttttcatatatatatatatatatgaaactatattcttaatttacttaacaaaataataacaataataattaaaattacttaatcataaaaatttccatattaatataaaatcaattaaatatgtatttttatactttatttaatatctaatattttctagaaaattggacagcacaacggctataaagtggacaatcccaaaatcaaaacctgtataaaaaaatacatataatcccagacagccagtaaattacagaaaatattccatatatcaataatatataattatatactataaatacacataataacaattactctaataaatcacaattaaatcacaatataggtcaaagaaattataccacaatgatcgggttccacaataagtcaaacggtgattttctgaaactcaaaacgtacttcggaacctcgaacactaagtttcgaccgtcggtctacggtggctcgtggtgggcccaccacccaactatggtagatgtaggaacaagttattgggttttgaagcccacaacacgaggagcacgatggtggtgacgggtcggcaaacggatgcccgaggtggccgaatcgcaactttgaaatcgcggggtggccgaacttaaatcgagtggttgaggcgtttaattggcgagtgagctctagattcccgcgtgggacgatagttcggaggcctctgaatccaactgTCCGGCACGTGGCTAAAattggtggccggaaagtactcctgcgtcgtcggcaacagtagcacgcagagagagagaaagagagagagagagtttctgaggagagagagagaggggctagggtaaaaagaaaggctgaagcattttcttttctttattatttttttattttttaaaattacacttggacccaaaattctaaaattcttttcaaataagccctttagcaaaactttcttaattttataaaaatccccaattaaaattatatgacatttgggtccaatacttgactactcaagtttctctctctttaatctcattaaaacataaaatgatattttaaacactatttttccattactatttcttaaatttgtaaacttgtacatttcatgtattaaaactctgatttataataaaaaaatgtataatgaaaatgttggatattacacatccgttttgaaaaagtaagtaaaagataaaatattatcaaaattatgttcttttaaattatatgttctctaacatttgggttatattttttagacGAACCCGGACCTCATTGAGTCATGGAAGGATTATCATTGGATGAAAGCAACAAATGATTTCGTGAACGATGATGCTCGCCcagattatgtaagtttgaattatattttttaatattaatagagATATATTTAATGTTAGTGTCTAACATTTTTTGAAAACAGGAAAAACTGAAGGCTGATCTTGAATTACAAACTCAGCAAACATCCACTGGTGCTTCTAATAATGATAATCCGTTATCAGTTGATCAGGTGGAGGTGCTACAAAAAGTATTAGTCCAAAGGCGTGGACATGTGCGAGGAGTGGGCCGCAAATTGAAGGGGTCGGGGTCGAGGTCGAggtcggggtcggggtcggggtcatcatctaccgaacactctcacttcagcgagtctcaagttcctcctcatcattcaagagaatatatagaaaaattggaGAATAATCTACAGAAATTGACTGATCAAGTTAATTTCTTAACTCAATTTTTTATTCCTTCATTTCGTCCACCAAACGTTCAGATGTCGCCTGTGCCTGATAGTGACAATATTTCTAAGGCTtcgtcttctcaacctccagctccaaCTCATCCTTCTATGTACGGGGCAGCGGCGTGTCAACATATGGTACCTCCATATATGTACGGAGCAACACCTTATCCGTGGCCGATTCCACCGCCCTCCCTGCCGTtgtatccctacatgtatggagctagatcgtccacattacctccccaatatccttGGCCGATGCCGCCACCGCAGCAATCACAACCACAGTCACCGCAACAACCACAAAAAGAAGACAATAAGGAGGAGGACGAGGCAGCTGATTTAGAAGActaggtttattttattattaattattgttaaattttatgaacaatatgAATATTTGCTATGTTATTGTATTGTGAATATGTACAATTGTTATTTTGataaactaatttgaatatttaatataatatttttatttttaatatatttgttttcaattatttaaattttaaataataatttcgataaataattaattaaaattgtatttaattaatttattttattttttttataaataaaatagtattaggggcgacattgtCACCCCTGATAATATGCCACGTGTAACCATTTGGGGCGACATAGTATAGTATTAGGGGTGACTAATGGAGTATCAGGGGCGGCATATcgacaaaaataattcaaaattttcaaatttttgaggcGACATTTCAAGTTTTAGGGGCGACCCTTCGAGTCGCCCCTAATGTTCCCTTTAGGGACATTTTTTCACGGGTGACTAATCAAGGGCGACTTTTCGGGTTATTAGGAGCGACATGCGTTGCCCCTAAAactcatttttgttgtagtgtcacCTCCTTCGAGAATAAATAGCTTCTGCGTCTAGGGTTGGCTGGGTATGGAGACCGAAGCTTGGGAAGAAAAGAGAGACGAATGAGAGAGAATGAGAAAGTAACAttatagttttttaatattttaaaattttaattaatcaaaatatcatttttttttattttatattaatttttatttattaaattaactaatttataaaagtaggggcattttagtcatatttaaaaaaaagttgaccaaaatcaggccTAGGGTATTATTTTGCTCTATTTTGCAAAATGTAGTatctaaattatcatttaacaaaacagaggGTCCGATCAGTAATTTTTGCACAACACAAGATCCAAAATGGTATTTAGCCAAAAAAAActatattgattttattgatatatatttatatatattataaatgtgagtttaacaTTGTTGACCTTcaaattggtcaatgacacggagtcaagtaaaatgatagaaaatgagatgaaatcaagataaaaagataaacgacacaaaaggcttatagtggttcagccccagtcaaatggtaatgacttacgttcacttagtgttcttattgatataaaatcccaagaattgtgatcaatgaactagggttcacgagtttcacaagctctcgGATGAATACAactatggtggataaaaacactctatttctgtaacgccctaaactccagggaccattacggtgtgcattttaaacagtgttaaactcgttaatcgagccATTtcgccataattgtgtaactaagtatgattagcggtttagggattaaaatttttggttaagatataacgtttcactaaaatgtttattgtattcattggaatcccaaaaatataatttaaaggtttattacaagaaaatatttacaactagccgatctaagcggtaaaacagggtttaaccctagttcctctttcaaccctcagccatggcggtcgagcagccgcatatgtacacatcgtcacctaaggtctccaactcaaggatggtccagctttcttttgcctttacctgcaccacgtagcacccgtgagccgaagcccagcaagaaaactcaatatgctcatgaacagtaataacatgtcatcaaatcataaagtgcatgcctagtaataatagccttaatcacgcatgcaaataagttcaagcAATGAACGGGTGACTGaccaacaagtcactaacagggggtctgtacctttaaacgagtgactaatcaacaagtcactaacagggggtctgtacctttaaacgagtgattaatcaacaagtcactaacagggggtatgtacctttaaacgagtgctAATTATCAGGTCACTAGCaaggggtctgtacctttaaacgagtgaataattatcaagtcactaacatgggattctgctcccttagccatgtgacaaaacagtcacctaggcctttggccctagccCTGAGTAACTAATCATatactagtcaagcgcttataatttccatcgaacttagggtcggtctagcattaataccccatatgagtcattcaatgccgatgtcgattagatctaatcttttatcggctctgtgttcatgacgcttatgctgtttctgactccTAGTCAGTAACGTGCGACCAgtgtcgattctgactagttagtcagtgccacacacaagtaagcaatgctaccaggcatatatcatatgtcaaatatctgaatacaggggcattcagcatgcttacttaacaattgctagcataattaggatcatgcacaaacacaaagacccaagctctgatcaatctcatagtcaatattcatggcataccctaatcacatgtttcttgtgcatcacatgcatcacatttaaacatccaacatgcatcaagaataaccatgcatgtcacatacacagggtgcaattttcttacctttgatccaagcacaggttaccaataaacgagccac
It includes:
- the LOC133825710 gene encoding uncharacterized protein LOC133825710 — encoded protein: MSADVARAHGGDAGGDPPPDPTRIPTTCESGIPTKKKGRGAAIGKDLEEKRHKNGKPLEVTFCPRTYKVVGGEHAAFVRLVGTQIKTKVPEHYGSWELVPKQYKDQVLGIIQYYYQIAGREDFLKCLGGIDREMKDRYRNRKTLRREHFEKHYNGPEDWDKTNPDLIESWKDYHWMKATNDFVNDDARPDYEKLKADLELQTQQTSTGASNNDNPLSVDQVEMSPVPDSDNISKASSSQPPAPTHPSICRSFFFP